The Clostridioides difficile genome has a segment encoding these proteins:
- a CDS encoding M20/M25/M40 family metallo-hydrolase, which yields MLSKNRLVDNFMDMVRIDSPSNQELEMSKWIVNYLKERNIDAIIDDAGEKYGGNTGNVIAYIKGEEGSRPLCLCAHMDQVQPCLGVNPILDGNVVRSDGTTTLGADDKAGIAAILEALEHVITEKIPHRDIYLCFTICEEAGMHGVKNFNPDNLPCKDMVILDSGGAIGSIAYKAPAQESIKISFYGKKAHAGIEPEKGINAILVASHAISNMHIGRIDSLTTSNIGKIEGGGATNIVTDEVTLTAEIRSHVPETLEYELNYMEKCCSDAASKFNTTYTFEHNMSYPSFELSRDSHVFKLSEEAIRQVGVVPNPMVIGGGSDANILANLGYNCAILSLGMYDVHTVNEYVNIDELYDTAKIVYHMIKL from the coding sequence ATGTTAAGTAAAAATAGACTTGTAGATAATTTTATGGATATGGTTAGAATCGACAGTCCATCTAATCAAGAATTAGAAATGTCTAAGTGGATAGTGAACTACCTAAAAGAAAGAAATATAGACGCTATTATAGATGATGCTGGTGAAAAATATGGTGGTAATACAGGAAATGTCATCGCATATATAAAAGGTGAAGAAGGAAGTAGACCTCTTTGTTTATGTGCTCATATGGACCAAGTTCAACCTTGTTTAGGTGTAAATCCAATACTAGATGGTAATGTAGTTAGAAGTGATGGAACTACCACACTTGGTGCAGATGACAAAGCTGGTATAGCCGCTATCCTTGAAGCTCTAGAACATGTTATTACAGAAAAAATACCACATAGAGATATATATCTATGCTTTACAATCTGTGAAGAAGCTGGCATGCATGGTGTTAAAAACTTTAATCCTGATAACTTACCTTGCAAAGATATGGTGATTTTAGATTCTGGTGGAGCTATTGGCTCAATAGCATATAAGGCTCCTGCACAGGAATCTATAAAAATCTCTTTTTATGGTAAAAAAGCACATGCAGGTATAGAACCTGAAAAAGGTATAAATGCTATATTGGTTGCTTCTCATGCAATAAGTAATATGCATATAGGTAGAATAGATTCTCTGACAACTTCAAACATAGGTAAAATAGAAGGCGGTGGAGCTACAAATATAGTAACTGATGAAGTTACATTGACTGCTGAAATCAGGTCTCATGTCCCTGAGACTTTAGAATATGAACTTAATTATATGGAAAAATGTTGTTCAGATGCTGCATCTAAATTTAATACCACTTACACTTTTGAACATAATATGTCTTATCCAAGTTTTGAACTTAGTAGAGACAGTCATGTTTTTAAATTAAGTGAAGAGGCAATAAGACAAGTTGGCGTTGTTCCAAATCCAATGGTAATTGGTGGTGGTAGTGATGCAAATATACTAGCTAATCTTGGATATAACTGCGCTATATTAAGTTTAGGGATGTATGATGTACACACAGTTAATGAATATGTAAATATAGATGAATTATATGATACTGCTAAAATAGTTTATCATATGATTAAGTTATAA
- a CDS encoding transcriptional regulator, translating into MIVGIIGPSDSGFKIKEDLKQIDSNLETKIYVREKVVDTVEVISKCEDECDAIIFTGCGVYEFIKSKHEITKPHSFVPRSGTSIMKAFWAIKSSNIKLDKFSIDVVDRYVVEDALKEFDIEATSIFCRPFSVEIGESELAKWHIQLFEENKTELMITGFGAVYNELKEKGYPVFRLQATIQLIKESYEKVKSEYALSKARFSQIAVEILSLIDYKEKIENYYSDMIKKSDMDKLVVNYARSIQGSLFSFGRNDYVVFVHKGVADNEYNYDKLFKLKRDIKDMGFSLSIGIGTGVTAYQAENNAHKALRHSIDSKDIGIYLVDEDENIRGPLASENELNYSLVLADEKVIEISKKTGMSCESVAKIIAISENRKSKIYDSKELAEYLNVSERSARRILNKIVSADLGRICAKETSIGGGRPKNITEILF; encoded by the coding sequence ATGATAGTGGGTATTATAGGTCCTTCGGACTCTGGATTTAAGATAAAGGAAGACTTAAAACAGATAGATAGCAATTTAGAAACTAAAATATATGTAAGAGAAAAAGTAGTTGATACAGTAGAAGTTATTTCGAAGTGTGAAGATGAATGTGATGCCATTATATTTACAGGATGTGGGGTATATGAGTTTATAAAATCTAAACATGAAATAACTAAACCACATTCATTTGTTCCTAGAAGTGGGACAAGTATAATGAAAGCATTTTGGGCAATAAAGAGCTCAAATATAAAGCTAGATAAATTTAGTATAGATGTAGTTGATAGATATGTTGTGGAAGATGCACTTAAAGAGTTTGATATTGAAGCTACAAGTATATTCTGTAGACCATTTTCTGTAGAAATAGGAGAATCTGAACTTGCAAAATGGCATATACAGTTGTTCGAGGAAAATAAGACTGAGCTAATGATAACTGGTTTTGGAGCAGTGTACAATGAGTTAAAGGAGAAAGGTTATCCTGTATTTCGCCTACAAGCAACTATACAACTAATCAAAGAGAGTTATGAGAAAGTAAAGAGTGAATATGCTCTAAGTAAGGCTAGGTTTTCTCAAATTGCAGTAGAAATATTGAGTTTAATAGATTATAAAGAGAAGATAGAAAACTATTATTCTGATATGATAAAAAAATCAGATATGGATAAGCTTGTAGTAAACTATGCAAGAAGTATTCAAGGTTCTTTATTTTCGTTTGGAAGAAATGATTATGTAGTATTCGTTCATAAAGGTGTAGCTGATAATGAGTACAATTATGATAAATTATTTAAGTTAAAAAGAGATATAAAAGATATGGGATTTTCTCTTAGTATAGGGATTGGTACTGGGGTAACTGCATATCAAGCTGAAAATAATGCACATAAAGCATTAAGACATTCAATAGACTCAAAAGACATTGGTATATATTTAGTGGATGAAGATGAAAATATAAGAGGTCCTTTAGCTTCAGAAAATGAATTAAATTATTCCCTAGTATTGGCTGATGAGAAAGTAATAGAAATATCTAAAAAAACTGGGATGAGTTGTGAATCAGTAGCAAAAATTATAGCTATAAGTGAAAATAGAAAAAGCAAGATTTATGACTCAAAAGAATTGGCAGAATATCTAAATGTAAGCGAAAGAAGTGCAAGGCGTATACTGAATAAAATAGTAAGTGCAGATTTAGGTAGAATATGTGCTAAAGAAACTAGTATTGGTGGAGGTAGACCAAAGAATATTACTGAGATATTGTTTTAA
- a CDS encoding bifunctional diguanylate cyclase/phosphodiesterase, translated as MSVRNLVDELDEIIYVSSLDTYELLYINKNGKKMLGLDDISNRKCYEALQGRNSPCEFCTNSFLKEDEYYIWENTNTGIDRHFILKDKLIKWEDKTARLEIALDITDKENISKSLEEKLEIKELLVGCIKYLITETNFSNAINLVLSSIGEFHKADRAYVFEVSADGKKITNTYEWCNQGIEAQKQLLEDIDVETLKNWFSLFHEKGFIILDNIENVKETQPMEYEILKPQNIESLLASSLKQDDKIIGFIGVDNPHRAVKDTSLLTSLSYFLLNEMKKREVENKLNHMSYYDFLTGVYNRNKYIKYIDNFHSNKAKSIGVVFIDINGLKDINDNFGHASGDSAIVSTCVIIKKYFHSYNIYRIGGDEFVVLCEEISKQLFEEKVTWLSEEFKDTRVYSVAIGSIWSENSINIHSMTKIADERMYQDKQRYYEKNKLKTNKVEEIKNLNASEKRILSTHKNLETEEPFDSITIDGYSKTYETLVYNTYDIILDICLEKNLITPIYQSENNIFKISVKENIQKTFLYIRNYIIHPDDRTIFYSNIYSKFLGDSANNKQEDLKLSFECRCLGEDKRYYWASMFILNAISKNKFGEKQTHILLSIKNIDHIMQIRKRQRDILTGLYNYEGFCHQANLLLKKHPDKHYVAIMMDIDKFKVINDIYGIQEGDRALIYIAELIKKNIASKGICCRMYADVFCIFFECYHDKDVDKLIYKITKNLSIKQFEYMLIPCFGIYRILDNNISVTNACEMAGYAHKNVKKQSINHHMFYDEAMRNDAIEEKQMEREMEYALENGQFHVYLQPKYNLEVNKIVGAEALVRWIHPEKGIIPPNKFISLFEKNGFIIKLDMYIWEQVCALIRKWIDLGQKPVPISVNVSRLHLYNPKFRYIVLGLMNKYNIPKSLLELELTESLFIKNIKLFAKVIAELRTDGIILNMDDFGSAYSSLNMLKNINIDTLKIDCGFFNEKEITEREKIVLKHTIAMAKDLNMDVVAEGVETKEQAEFLASLNCVVIQGYYYCKPIPSRDFESLLYNHEDSKLITT; from the coding sequence ATGAGTGTGAGAAATTTAGTAGATGAATTAGATGAAATTATATATGTTTCCTCCTTGGATACATATGAACTTTTATATATTAATAAAAATGGGAAAAAGATGTTAGGGCTTGATGATATTTCTAATAGAAAATGTTATGAAGCATTACAAGGAAGAAATTCTCCTTGTGAATTTTGTACTAACTCTTTTTTGAAAGAAGATGAATATTACATATGGGAAAATACAAATACTGGAATAGACAGACATTTCATATTAAAAGATAAATTAATTAAGTGGGAAGATAAAACTGCACGATTAGAAATAGCTCTTGATATTACTGATAAGGAAAATATAAGTAAGTCGCTAGAAGAAAAATTAGAAATAAAAGAATTATTAGTTGGATGTATTAAATATCTTATAACAGAAACTAATTTTTCGAATGCTATAAATCTTGTATTAAGCAGTATTGGGGAATTTCATAAAGCTGATAGAGCATATGTTTTTGAAGTGTCAGCAGATGGGAAAAAGATAACTAATACATATGAATGGTGTAATCAAGGTATTGAGGCACAAAAACAGTTACTTGAAGATATTGATGTTGAAACATTAAAAAATTGGTTTTCATTATTTCATGAAAAAGGTTTTATAATATTAGATAATATAGAAAATGTAAAAGAAACACAACCAATGGAGTATGAAATTTTAAAACCTCAAAATATTGAAAGTTTGCTAGCATCTTCACTGAAGCAAGATGATAAAATCATTGGATTTATTGGAGTTGACAATCCACATAGAGCTGTTAAAGATACATCTCTTTTGACTTCTCTATCTTATTTTTTATTGAATGAAATGAAAAAGAGAGAAGTAGAAAATAAATTGAATCATATGAGTTATTATGATTTTTTGACTGGGGTTTACAATAGAAATAAATATATTAAATACATAGATAATTTTCACAGCAATAAAGCTAAATCTATAGGTGTTGTATTTATAGATATAAATGGATTAAAAGATATTAATGATAATTTTGGACATGCTAGTGGCGACTCTGCCATTGTATCAACCTGTGTAATTATAAAAAAATACTTTCATTCCTATAATATTTATCGTATTGGTGGAGATGAGTTTGTTGTATTATGTGAGGAAATTTCAAAACAACTATTTGAAGAAAAGGTTACATGGTTAAGTGAAGAGTTTAAAGATACTAGGGTATATAGTGTAGCAATAGGAAGCATTTGGAGTGAGAATAGTATAAATATACATAGTATGACTAAAATTGCTGATGAGAGAATGTATCAAGATAAGCAAAGATATTATGAAAAAAATAAGCTAAAGACCAATAAGGTAGAGGAGATAAAGAATTTAAATGCTTCAGAAAAAAGAATTTTATCTACACATAAAAATTTAGAGACAGAAGAACCTTTTGACAGTATAACAATTGATGGATATTCTAAAACTTATGAAACATTAGTTTATAATACATATGATATAATCCTAGATATTTGCTTAGAGAAAAATTTAATTACTCCAATCTATCAATCAGAAAACAATATTTTTAAGATTTCTGTAAAAGAGAATATACAAAAAACCTTTTTATACATTAGAAATTATATAATTCATCCTGATGATAGAACTATATTTTACTCTAATATTTATTCAAAGTTTCTTGGTGATTCAGCAAATAACAAGCAAGAGGATTTAAAGTTGAGTTTTGAGTGTAGATGCTTAGGAGAGGATAAAAGGTACTATTGGGCATCAATGTTTATCCTAAATGCTATCAGTAAAAATAAATTTGGTGAAAAGCAGACGCATATTTTGCTTTCTATTAAAAATATAGACCATATTATGCAAATACGTAAAAGACAAAGAGATATATTGACAGGGCTATATAATTACGAAGGCTTTTGTCACCAAGCAAATTTATTGCTAAAAAAACATCCTGATAAACACTATGTTGCTATAATGATGGATATAGATAAGTTTAAGGTAATTAATGATATTTATGGTATTCAAGAGGGAGACAGAGCATTAATATATATTGCAGAATTGATTAAAAAAAATATTGCTTCTAAGGGAATTTGCTGCCGTATGTATGCAGATGTATTTTGCATCTTTTTTGAGTGCTATCATGATAAAGATGTAGATAAATTAATTTATAAAATTACAAAGAATTTAAGTATAAAGCAATTTGAATATATGTTAATACCATGTTTTGGAATTTATAGGATTTTGGATAATAATATATCAGTTACAAATGCCTGTGAGATGGCAGGATATGCTCATAAAAATGTAAAGAAGCAAAGCATAAATCATCATATGTTTTATGATGAAGCTATGAGAAATGATGCAATTGAAGAAAAACAGATGGAAAGAGAAATGGAATATGCATTGGAAAATGGACAATTTCATGTATACTTACAACCTAAATATAATCTTGAAGTAAATAAAATTGTAGGGGCAGAAGCTTTAGTTAGATGGATACATCCAGAAAAAGGCATAATACCTCCAAATAAATTTATATCACTATTTGAGAAGAATGGGTTTATCATTAAACTAGATATGTATATATGGGAGCAAGTATGTGCTTTGATTAGAAAATGGATAGACTTAGGTCAAAAGCCAGTACCTATTTCCGTAAATGTATCAAGACTACATTTGTATAATCCTAAATTTAGATATATTGTATTAGGTTTAATGAATAAATATAACATACCAAAATCACTTTTGGAATTAGAGCTTACAGAAAGCTTATTCATTAAAAACATAAAGTTATTTGCCAAGGTAATAGCAGAGCTTAGAACAGATGGTATTATTTTAAATATGGATGACTTTGGTTCAGCATACTCTTCATTAAATATGCTAAAAAATATAAATATTGACACATTGAAGATAGATTGTGGATTCTTTAATGAAAAAGAAATTACAGAAAGAGAAAAAATTGTTTTGAAGCATACCATAGCTATGGCTAAGGACCTAAATATGGATGTAGTTGCAGAAGGTGTAGAAACAAAAGAGCAAGCAGAGTTCTTGGCTAGTTTGAATTGTGTGGTAATTCAAGGATATTACTATTGTAAGCCTATTCCAAGTAGAGATTTTGAAAGTTTACTTTATAATCATGAAGATAGTAAACTAATAACTACTTAA
- a CDS encoding response regulator transcription factor, with amino-acid sequence MEVKPLVLIVEDDRPICKFIKVSLETQNYRCVETDNGGTAISLIHSLDPDLIILDLGLPDIDGIEVIGRVRACAKNNKIIVVSAREHERDKVEALDGGADDYLTKPFSVTELLARVRVALRNKVQQGKTNSDVPTTFEVKNLKVDYEKHVVSINAEEIHLTPIEYKLVELMSKYSGRVLTHKFIIDKVWGNYYESENQSLRVFMASIRRKIEKNPAQPEYILTEVGVGYRMTDE; translated from the coding sequence ATGGAAGTAAAGCCATTGGTTTTAATTGTAGAAGATGATAGACCAATTTGTAAATTTATAAAAGTGTCTCTGGAAACTCAAAACTATAGATGTGTAGAAACTGACAATGGAGGCACAGCTATATCACTTATACATTCTCTTGACCCAGATTTAATAATTTTAGATTTAGGTTTACCAGATATTGATGGAATTGAGGTAATAGGTAGAGTTAGAGCTTGTGCTAAAAATAATAAAATAATTGTTGTTTCAGCAAGAGAGCACGAGAGAGATAAAGTTGAGGCTTTAGATGGTGGAGCAGATGATTATTTGACTAAACCTTTTAGCGTAACAGAACTTTTGGCTAGAGTTCGTGTAGCCCTTAGAAATAAAGTTCAACAAGGTAAGACAAATAGTGATGTTCCTACAACCTTTGAGGTTAAAAATCTAAAGGTAGATTATGAAAAGCATGTTGTATCTATTAATGCTGAGGAGATACATTTAACTCCAATTGAATATAAACTTGTTGAATTAATGTCTAAATATTCAGGAAGAGTTTTAACACATAAATTTATAATAGATAAGGTTTGGGGTAATTACTATGAAAGCGAAAACCAATCTCTTAGAGTTTTTATGGCAAGTATAAGACGTAAAATTGAAAAAAATCCTGCTCAACCAGAGTATATTTTAACTGAAGTTGGAGTAGGATATCGTATGACAGATGAATAA
- a CDS encoding DUF4118 domain-containing protein — translation MKKERLHHEDLKEYDYDEDDYLSKKIIIKDFIKTILVMIIATGISVAFKKVGFNESNIILVYILGVLFATSITHGYFFGILSSVIGVLSFNFFFTHPLYTFLAYRKDYPMTFCIMLMAAIITSTLTSRIKKEVRLSHKREKMIRLLYENNKTLLQAKNKNQIIEFCGSNLVSILNRTVIVTIADGDNNLGKPSIYICNNDGSENIFYSVLEKEAIKEAFRTGEPVGVGTKYCKNSSAYYFPIKGQESNVLGVIGIACFKIDIITENEKILLEAVSTQVALAIDRENLFEKNKKANLETERERLRGNLLRSISHDLRTPLTSILGSSSTILENDDVIDKETRVELLKNIYEDTSWLTHSVENILSMTRIDEGKLDIEKRPEVVDEIIAESILRVKKFANSREIQTNIPDEIIIVHVDVLLIEQVLVNLIDNAIRHTPKNSKIELTVSKEAENVLFEVADNGKGIPKEDIKNIFNRFYTKNKARNLERRGIGLGLEICKSIVQAHGGEIIAFNNPSGGATFRFSIPLDEGKVKEEWK, via the coding sequence ATGAAAAAAGAACGACTACATCATGAGGATTTAAAAGAGTATGATTATGATGAAGATGACTATCTCAGTAAGAAAATAATTATTAAGGACTTTATAAAAACTATATTAGTTATGATAATTGCTACTGGAATATCAGTAGCTTTTAAAAAAGTAGGTTTTAATGAATCTAATATTATTTTAGTGTATATATTAGGTGTATTATTTGCTACAAGTATAACGCATGGGTATTTTTTTGGAATACTTTCTTCAGTAATAGGAGTGCTATCATTTAATTTTTTCTTTACACACCCATTATATACTTTTTTAGCTTATAGAAAAGATTATCCAATGACTTTTTGTATTATGCTTATGGCAGCAATTATAACAAGTACTTTAACTTCTAGAATAAAAAAAGAAGTAAGACTTTCTCATAAAAGAGAGAAGATGATAAGATTACTTTATGAAAATAATAAAACGCTTCTTCAGGCAAAAAATAAAAATCAAATAATTGAATTTTGTGGGTCTAATTTAGTTAGTATATTAAATAGAACTGTTATAGTAACTATTGCAGATGGTGATAATAATCTAGGTAAGCCAAGTATTTATATTTGTAATAATGATGGAAGTGAGAATATATTCTATTCAGTATTAGAAAAGGAAGCTATAAAAGAGGCTTTTAGGACAGGTGAGCCAGTTGGTGTTGGAACAAAATATTGTAAAAATAGCAGTGCTTACTATTTTCCTATAAAAGGTCAAGAATCCAATGTTCTTGGTGTTATAGGTATTGCATGTTTTAAAATTGATATTATCACAGAAAATGAAAAGATATTGTTAGAAGCAGTTTCAACACAAGTTGCATTAGCAATTGATAGAGAAAATCTATTTGAAAAGAATAAAAAAGCTAATCTTGAAACAGAAAGAGAGAGATTAAGAGGAAACTTGCTTAGATCAATTTCTCACGATTTGAGAACTCCACTTACGAGTATACTAGGTTCTTCTTCAACTATACTTGAAAATGATGATGTGATAGACAAAGAAACTAGAGTAGAACTACTAAAAAATATATATGAAGATACAAGTTGGTTAACTCACTCTGTTGAGAACATACTTAGTATGACTAGAATAGATGAAGGAAAATTGGATATTGAAAAACGTCCAGAGGTTGTAGATGAAATAATCGCTGAATCTATATTAAGAGTTAAAAAATTTGCAAATAGTCGAGAGATACAAACAAATATACCAGATGAAATAATAATAGTTCATGTGGATGTATTATTGATTGAGCAAGTTCTAGTAAACTTAATTGACAATGCTATAAGACATACACCTAAAAATTCTAAGATAGAATTAACTGTAAGTAAAGAAGCTGAAAATGTATTATTTGAAGTGGCAGACAATGGAAAAGGAATACCAAAAGAAGATATAAAGAACATATTTAATAGATTTTATACAAAGAATAAAGCAAGAAATCTTGAAAGAAGAGGGATTGGTCTTGGTTTAGAAATATGTAAGTCTATAGTACAAGCTCATGGTGGAGAAATTATTGCTTTTAATAATCCTTCTGGAGGAGCTACATTTAGATTTAGCATACCTTTAGATGAAGGGAAGGTGAAAGAAGAATGGAAGTAA